A segment of the Fusarium musae strain F31 chromosome 2, whole genome shotgun sequence genome:
ACCGCCTTCCATCACTGTGCGAAGTTCGAGGTTCTCGTCCTTGGAGTACACGCGCACGCCGACGATGCATATAGCGTTCCAGGGCTCGGgcatcttttcttcctcggaATCGTAGTCGTCTTGGGCGGCGGCTTGGTTGGCTTGTGTGAGGCGAGGCTTGCGAGCCATGTCGTCGCTGCTGTAGAGAGCCTCCCAGTCTTCTACAGGAGAATCGGATGACTCGCCTGCGGAATCGTAGGCAGGGCGAGGGCGAACGGGAAGaggttcttcttcctcgatgGGAGCGGGAGGCCCTCCACTGACTGGTGGGACttcctgcttctcctcagcgCCCTCGGCTGTAGAGTCCATAGACTTGGGAGTTAAGTGAGGCGATCCAGTTGAAACAGAAATAACCGCGTCGTCATGATCCTTGTGGTGCTCATCAACGACAACAGGCTCATCCTTGTCTTCTGAGATCTTAATGTCCTCGGTCTTCTTGCTCAGCGCCTCATCGTCAGCCTCTTGAGCCCTCTTCTCCgcttcagcagccttctcagcctcagccttaGCCAgcctctccttcttcatctgctcgcgctcagccttgaccttggcattGAACTCCTCATCAAGACGGTTCTGCTCAGCCTCCCACTCCGCGCGACGTCGCTTTCTCTTGTCCGcgttcttcttggtctgctGCTTGGTGACGTCGCGGTTGGTAGAGCGCTTCTCCCACATGCGGCGACGCTCCTTCTGACGACTGGCAGAGGCCTTTTTCTGATCCTTCTTCTGGCGAAGCTTGGTGACCTTGTCCATGTGGTCCCAGGCCTTGCTGTGGGCTAGATCATATGCGTAGCCAACTTGAGCgagcttctcattctcagTCCTGTCGGCAGCCTCGCGCTTGACGACCTGCTCAACTGACTGACCGTTGGAGTCTCGCTCACCAGTGACCTTGAGGTAGACGACGTAGTTGCCAGCGGGGAGATCAGGCAGctcaacagaaacagaacGATCCATCAGGTAGTTGCCGTGAGATCGGACAATGTAGTCCTCCGCATCGGGGCTGTCCTCGTAGTGAAGTCGGAAGTGAAGACGGAAGGAGTACTGTCCCTGAAGACCCTTGAAGTATCGACCATCAAGCTGCGAAAGAACCAGAACAAGAGGAGAATCCTGAGTTAACTTGATGTGGAACTTTTCATGGTAAGCCGCCTTCCACggaacatcaacaccaatccAGCGCTGGCAGCATCGCCAGTCTCGATCGCGGAAGAGTCGAGTACGGTCGAAGTGAGAATATTTCCGAATAAGATCCTCGTAAGAAATCCAGAAAACAGAGTCACTGCCAAATTTGtggtccatctcctcctgcaCCTCGGTAGTCCACTCCTTGGAGCCATCACTCCAAGCTCCCTCCCAGATACCCTTGCGGACCTTGCCCCAAGGATTGCGAAGCTTGACCAAGCGCTGGCCAGACTTGAGAGTACGTGCCTCCATGACGACATATGCATGTCCCTCAGAGATGCCATTGCGCTCACCGTAGCCGTGCTCAAGCAGACCAGTAGAAGCGCCAAAGAGGAACTCATCGTTGACCCGTGACATCTCCTTATCCCAAAACTCATCGATATCAAGAATGTCAGACGTCAAGAGCTCAGTGGTAACTCCACCAGAGAGATCCTCGACACCCTCTCCAATCCAGCCACCCGCCAATGACGCGTAGTCACCATGAGCCTTGGCGTAGGCCTTCTCGAAGAGAGGAACCCAAGTCTCATTCTGATCTCTGCACTGCGCAAAGAAAAGGGCCTTGGAGCCAGTCTGATACGTCTTGCGATAAACATTCTCGTTATCCTCACGATCGATCTGCTGCAGAAGATCTCTCTGCATAGAAGGGGAGTCCCACAGGGGGGACTTGAGATAGAGTTTATCGTCGATGATGGAGTAGATCCATTCGCCATCTCGATAAAAGACGAAGCCGTAGATGCCGATCTTTGTGTCATGGGCTACGCAGATCCGCTGTAGACCTCCTGGGACATTGGCCAGAGCCGTAAGGCCAGCCATGATCCAGCAGTCTCCCAGACTGCCTTGCTTGACGTCACCACCGCTAACCTCTTTCATGAAGGTGGGATTCTCAAAGATCTCGTGCACGCGCTTGACGGCCTTGGGAACAGCCGCCTTTGAGCTCAGCAGCGTTGTCCTGTTGAGCTCGAATTTCTGCGACCCCAGGTTATTCAAGCAGTGACCCTTCTCATACTTGAGATCCCAATCCTAGCAACTGCATTAGCGCCAAATTCACACCGGACTACAAACGGACGGCAAACTCACCAAATCCCAACCAGGATCTCGATATCGCATATTCACTCGCTTGCATtctttgatgatcttctcaaccttgcgTCGACATTCCTCAGCGGCTCGCTCGTAACCGGCCGATAAGAGCTCGTTGGAATGGTAGGTAGCAGGTGGTTGCACGGGGTCGAATGGGAGGACGGCGAGAGCCTTGTGAAACTTGCGCTTGGAGAACTTCTTCCAGATACGGTTGATGCTCTTTTGGGGCgggagcttcttctttttcttcttcttctggtcgttgttgttggtggtggcagGTTGGGCACGAGGCCGACGAGGGTCGTCGGACTCTTCTGATGAACTGTAACCGTGCATTGTGATGGATGtgatatatagtatagattaAAGAAAGAATGGTTTCCCAAGGAGTAGATTTGCTATCTGGAGTGAGGATGGTACGGTGTAAGGTGTTGTTGGGTGTATCTTGTTGAGCTACACAAGATAAGATGGTACACCCTCGAGGGTATAAGAGAGATGGGAAATATGGCAAAGGAACCAATGTCCCGTTGAGAACTGAGAGGAAAtcgaaaagaaaaggaggaaACCGAAGtcggaggaaaagaagcgtCTATATATGACAAGAGTCGAGCGAAGGAAATGGGAATGCTATTCACTGCCGCACTAGTTCCTCCGCCACCACCCATCAACCGAAGTCCCCATCAACCAAGGGTCCACGGACACACGACACGGTCTTGCACAGTACAGTACGACTTGACCGACAGAAACTAGAAGGCCTCGCCAATGTTCCTCACCAGCAAAACAAAGCTGTCGAGGTACAGTACCCACAGGCACTTAGACATTCTCGAATGGCACCATTTGATGCACGGAGCACCGGACAGTGTGGATTAAGCAAGGGTCCTCCCCATCCCCGGAACTGGAAAGTATAAAAATGTACAGTATGGAGCTAGGACCCCGATACCCGGGGCCTGCgggagagacagagacaggaGGAGAGACATTGTTGTCTGTCTCATCCCAGCTCAACCAAGCGCCCTATTAATTTCACGGAAACGCGATCGTCGAACCCGGTTGTATGGTACAGGGTTGCTGAGATATTCCCCCTTCTGGCCGCGCTGATTCCAGACCGCTCTCTCTGTTGTGTTGGGGGCTGCTGctccttggcttctttggtgtTTGGCTTGACGCTCAACCATGTGTGTCTGACACCACGACACCCTCACTTTTCCCGATGACTTTCGTTCTTTGACGACGGACAGTCCGATTCCGTAGTTCAGATGACAAAGCAGTAGTACTGTACAACGAAGGGAAGCGAGGCAAGAGAGGACCGTCGAAACTTCGAAACAAAGATCTACTAATCTTTCGCCATCCGCTATGGGCATGGCCTCGAATATCCCTTTGATCCGATTCGTCAGAAACAGCGAGGCTAGAACTCCTGAGTCGAGTCGAGTTGTTGGACCCGGCCGGTGGGCCCCCAGTGTTTCTAGGGGTCCAACCTAGAACGCTCCTATCCCAGACCGTCAACTCCTTTAAGGTACTTTGGCGAGGCAAACAGTGCGGGGCGCCAGGGACGCCCGCTAGGCCCGCTCCAAGGCTGCAGACAGAACGACTCGACTGCAGTGTGAGTGAGCCTTGTTGGTGATAGGCGCAGCGGCGCATTATCATGCAGGGACGGGCTCACGGACCGACAGTGGGCGGAATACTGTCTTGTCCTGTCTCTCCTGAGTGAGGCCTTCGAGGCGGTGATGCTACCAACCAAAATGACTGGTCATGAGCCCCCTTCCTCTTCACTCAGGAGGTTGGTTATTTTATCCAAAGTCCCAACGAAAGAAGCATTGCAAGCgcctgtactccgtacaccATTAACTCGATTTTGGAACAAAGACGTCCGGAAAAAGAAACAGAGCTGTTATCACTTATCAGTACCACGCGGTACAACTTTAGTTACACCAGCGATAAGCAATGAGCCTATCAGGAGGCAGAGATTAGGACTACCCTACCTAAGCCAATACCGACAAGGGTGGCAACGCTTCCGACAACGGGGGCGCATCTGACTCTCTCAATCCCCTAGTTACCTTAGCGAGGCCCTTCGGTTGATCAGCCTCAGAAACTGGGGATTGAGATTGCAAATCCGTCTCTCTACCCTGACACGACACGACTCAGCCTGGTCAAAGACCCATTGGGAGGATACAAGCCGGCTTCACGAAAGGACTACCCCGCATTCTCGATCTTGAGACACGATATCAATTTCCATGATCGAGAGAGCCTCGTCTGCTCTTCTCTACGGGCGATATCTATTATGTGTATGCACTCTAGGTTAGGACCTTTGCTCTAAGtgataaaatatttaggtaaatttagttGGAGGTTAGTGGACTCTTTAcctagtttattttggcaccATTGTTCAAAGtttcaagttttcttgctcgctGAGACACACTCTAGTTATGTAACAATAGTACGGCAGCAAAAGGAAATAACGGCGCCAACGAAATactctattacttttaagacGAGTGCATACCAAATTACCCAAATCGTCTTGGCTGGCAATATCCCATGAAAGGGCCATTATGCTGATGCATCTTCATGGGATTGCCATTGACCCTTGGCTGAAGATGTTCCACGGAATAGTTAGGCCGGACATTTTGAGACACCGTGGAAATGCCATTGCCCACGGCCTGATTATGATGTCCCATGCTtcccatcctcatcccatCATGAAGCTGTCGAAGAGGTGGCAGATGGGAAGAGAAAGCCATATGCCCGTTGTGGGGAGACGGAATGCTATGAGGATTACTGCCATCTACAGGCGTGTTTGGCGAGAACGCCCCCCAGCTTTCGACACTGGACCCTGGGGAAGTCCAAGTCATACTCCCGCTGTGAGGAGACGAAGTGACAGGAGGATTAAAGCCCATCTGCGCCTGCGCcagctgaagatgacgattCAGTTGTTGTCCTGAATCACGAGCAGCACCACCAGGAGCAGCAAACGAGACAGGTGCGTTCCGATACTGGAAACCAGCTCTGCTTGGCAGTATATTGACAGGCAATGGCTGTCGTTGACAAGGCACATCAATCTTTGGTGGCTTTGGGGCAATAAGCCTGTAACGAGGGCCTTTGGCCTCGTTGGCCTCCTCAGGTTTCATTGTCTTGGCCGCACGCCGGCTATTTATACCGGTAGGTCGTTTTGAAGGCTCGGGTTCGGGCTCCCTCGCTCTCTTTACACCTCGAGTCTTAGCCTGAGGGACGGCCTGAGGCCTGACATTGGGTGCGGCACTCGGAGCAGGTGAAGACTGGAGGACACTGTCGTTCTCTGTAATTCGTAGTAAGGCATTTACAGTTTTATCATAACTGTACGCCAGTGGGTTGGTGAAGGTTTCTTGTTGGAATAAAGGCAACCTGATGAGAACGTTATATATGGCAAGGTTCAGGGCGGTATTGTCGTGGTCGTCGATGATATCAACAACGGGAGTCGATTGGCCCTGTAGGTCTTGAGACTCTGAATTAACCTTGTCAGTTGTGGTCGGCCAAAAAGAACATGGCAAAGGATGCATATACTTACCCATTTCACCCATAGGGGTCTGGTAGTGTATCAAATCATGCTTCTGAGTTCATGATATTGATATTGACAGTAATATCGGTATAGATGGATTTGCTAAAGCCAATGATGacaaacttattaaaatgaTGATAGGAGAAACAAAAGGAACAAAAAGGGTGATCAAGTGCCTTCTTATACCTTATTGATGTGGCAAGTACTGAGGAGTACCTCCTTCATTCTTGTCGAATATAAGCTCATAGTTGCTAATTAGAGTCTCAACACCACAATATTTACCAAATTACCGCAAAGAGCTAAAACCGCATGGCCAATGATGCAAGCCAGAGAGAAGCCGCACGAAAGCTAAACAATTCTCCGTGCCTGAACAAAACCTTCATCCTCACGCTCTGTCGAAGGCGCAGGCGATTGAGCGTCCAAAGAGGGCTCTGGAGTCTGAATCAAGCTTTGCTGTTGCCTCTCCACGTGCCTTCTCCAAGGTTTGTATAAAAAAATTGATCCCAGGCCCACGATCAGGAATACTCCACAGATGCTCCCTCCCACAATATCGAAGTGGTCGCCGATAGAGGAAACTCCATCCCAGAAACGTCCCTGAGGGTCTGCGACGTTCTGTATCAGGGAGAGGACCTGGACGATGCCGATGAATGCTGATACCACGACTGTAATTCCTGTGAGGACGATGGAATAGTACAGGATAGCCACCACGTCTCTTGAGAACGCTTTTGACGTGTATAGGGCCATCATGAGGGCTCCGTCTGTGGTGTCGAGCATGCACATGCCAGCTATCACGCATGATTAACCTCCAACTCGAAGACAGATTCATGGCCACTCACCTGTGAAGAGAATAGGAAAAATTAAAATCAACCAGATACTTGTCCCTTGCACCGCCTGAATGCTCGCAATACCCAGTATCGCAATCTCTGAGCTTGTGTCGAACCCAAGACCGAATACCACGCCTAGGGGGTACATTTTCCAAGGTCTGTCAATAACTCGAAACAACCTTTTGAAGACTCGTGTCAGAAACCCTCCTCCCTCTAGAGCAAAGTGATCCTGAATCTGAGTTTCCTCCTCAACGAATCCTTCGAGTCGAACTTGGTTTCTCCGCTCTTGCAGAAGTGTTTGCAGGCGCTGGATGAGCTTGTACAGAACCCAGCCATTTCCTATGCAGAGAATTATAAGAAATGTGGCACTGACACTCGTGCCAACTATATTTCCTACGTGCTGAAACCCATCAAACCTTTCCCTCAGAGCACCACTCGTAGCTGCGACGACGATGCATGTTACTATGACGATTGTGCTGTGTCCCAACGAAAAGAATGTCCCCACTGTAGCTGGGCGTTGACCTGATGCTATGAGACGACGTGTCATCAAATCAATAGCTGCGATGTGGTCTGCGTCCAAGGCATGGCGAAGACCAAGAACATATGAGAGAGCAGCTGGCGAGATGAGGCGCGGATGGAAGTGCAGAACGATGCCTGCAGCGATCCATACCAGGGCATTGACTGCGATGAGAGTCGCTATAGCAAAGATACTATTGTTTGGTAAGCCATTGAGGAACTTTGGTTTGCTGAGTGTTTGAAGGCGAGGGATCGTGAAGTGTGGCATTGTGAAAGATTGATGGTTATTGTCAAAGTTGTGATACAAGCTATGGTGTTGAGCTCACCACGAAACAATCACAGACGAAGAATCACAGAAACAACAATGAGAGCATAAAGAAGAATCTGTGAATAGAAGAAAAAGGGCTGATATTTTCCCACCCCCACAAACATTCTAGACCATCACAAGTCGTCGTGGTAGCATCATCAAAAGCCGGCGGGCCGTAGTGTAGTAGTGCGGGGTGGGTCAAGCCTTGGCCGCCGGCCGCCGATGTTATCTCGGTGCGGGGTGCACTCTGCATTGCATTATCGCATTCTGATGAGTAATGACGAGTTCCGTCTAAGTCTCTTCTATGCTTATTGGCCAGACAGTTGGAAGCTCTTCTCAAAtgtatcctcatcctcctctgcGACTTCAAAGTCAAAGCGCGTTACATCCTCTGCAAAGGGCCAGAGATATTGACTTGTGACTCTGTAACGCATCagtttctgcttcttctttgataAGAGCGGGTAGGTTTACCTGTGATGTTCACTGCTGGCTTGATAGGCTGCCAGCGCAGCTTTGTCGTGGTGAAAACTTAACAGACATATCTGAAAGCCTTTACTCCTCGCAATCGGATCCGTAATCGACGGACCCCCCACTACAAGACGCTCGTCTTTGACGCAAGGTAATGTCTTGAGGGTTTTGAGTTCTTTGACAAATGTCTCGCGATGTGACTCGTCGACATCTGCACGAAACTTAAAGAGAACTGTGAGGGTGAATCAGGAGGATAAGTTACTTTTGAGGCGAAAGAGGAAACGCACCAATGTGAACGACTGTCATTGTGGAATGAGTGAGTATTTGCCAATTGTTTGTCTCTGTGTATGCGATGTAGGTCATTTTAAGTATCTGGGGCTTGGCTTGAACTCGCACTAACAACCGGAACACCAGGACGGGTTTGCGCCGCACGGTGGGCCGAGAGTCGGGGGAAAGCCGCCTACGCAATTTGGCCGGTGTGCCTGGAATTGTGTAATCAACTCACCGGGAAGAAAAAAGTATGTGTTATgcgatgaagttgaagctcaGTTGCCATGGGAGACCAAATAACCGTCAGTGTTAATGTAACGGTAGGTATTGCAGCCAACTCACTAACACGCAGAACTGCAGACCTCAAATTTGGCATCACCAGATATTGCACATATTCCCAACACAACTCCATCAACTCGCCTTCTTTTTTGGACATTATACTTTGCGTAGTCTGCAACAAGCTTCGTCG
Coding sequences within it:
- a CDS encoding hypothetical protein (antiSMASH:Cluster_2.2~EggNog:ENOG41~MEROPS:MER0019360); its protein translation is MHGYSSSEESDDPRRPRAQPATTNNNDQKKKKKKKLPPQKSINRIWKKFSKRKFHKALAVLPFDPVQPPATYHSNELLSAGYERAAEECRRKVEKIIKECKRVNMRYRDPGWDLDWDLKYEKGHCLNNLGSQKFELNRTTLLSSKAAVPKAVKRVHEIFENPTFMKEVSGGDVKQGSLGDCWIMAGLTALANVPGGLQRICVAHDTKIGIYGFVFYRDGEWIYSIIDDKLYLKSPLWDSPSMQRDLLQQIDREDNENVYRKTYQTGSKALFFAQCRDQNETWVPLFEKAYAKAHGDYASLAGGWIGEGVEDLSGGVTTELLTSDILDIDEFWDKEMSRVNDEFLFGASTGLLEHGYGERNGISEGHAYVVMEARTLKSGQRLVKLRNPWGKVRKGIWEGAWSDGSKEWTTEVQEEMDHKFGSDSVFWISYEDLIRKYSHFDRTRLFRDRDWRCCQRWIGVDVPWKAAYHEKFHIKLTQDSPLVLVLSQLDGRYFKGLQGQYSFRLHFRLHYEDSPDAEDYIVRSHGNYLMDRSVSVELPDLPAGNYVVYLKVTGERDSNGQSVEQVVKREAADRTENEKLAQVGYAYDLAHSKAWDHMDKVTKLRQKKDQKKASASRQKERRRMWEKRSTNRDVTKQQTKKNADKRKRRRAEWEAEQNRLDEEFNAKVKAEREQMKKERLAKAEAEKAAEAEKRAQEADDEALSKKTEDIKISEDKDEPVVVDEHHKDHDDAVISVSTGSPHLTPKSMDSTAEGAEEKQEVPPVSGGPPAPIEEEEPLPVRPRPAYDSAGESSDSPVEDWEALYSSDDMARKPRLTQANQAAAQDDYDSEEEKMPEPWNAICIVGVRVYSKDENLELRTVMEGGELLEGGMGSKGAADLDNAQSNAGGGRADDKDASKTKQDDKRSYPPVIRKDGKYVEDENTSGEKYSSIQSYFHIDSAFTTRVNSPAPTPYEHDRRLEFPAASR
- a CDS encoding hypothetical protein (antiSMASH:Cluster_2.2~EggNog:ENOG41), producing the protein MGEMESQDLQGQSTPVVDIIDDHDNTALNLAIYNVLIRLPLFQQETFTNPLAYSYDKTVNALLRITENDSVLQSSPAPSAAPNVRPQAVPQAKTRGVKRAREPEPEPSKRPTGINSRRAAKTMKPEEANEAKGPRYRLIAPKPPKIDVPCQRQPLPVNILPSRAGFQYRNAPVSFAAPGGAARDSGQQLNRHLQLAQAQMGFNPPVTSSPHSGTFRLPTTGIWLSLPICHLFDSFMMG